A single genomic interval of Prionailurus viverrinus isolate Anna chromosome A2, UM_Priviv_1.0, whole genome shotgun sequence harbors:
- the SLC27A1 gene encoding long-chain fatty acid transport protein 1 isoform X3, producing the protein MKRRMRAPGAGSASVVSLVLLWLLGLPWTWSAAAALGVYVGGGGWRFLRIVCKTARRDLFGLSVLIRVRLELRRHQRARHTIPRIFQVVAQRQPDRLALVDAGSGVCWTFAQLDAYSNAVANLFCRLGFTPGDVVAILLEGRPEFVGLWLGLAKAGVEAALLNVNLRREPLAFCLGTSGAKALIFGGELAAAVAEVSGQLGKSLLKFCSGELGPEGILPDARLLDPLLKEASTAPLAQPPDKGMDDRLFYIYTSGTTGLPKAAIVVHSRYYRIAAFGHYAYSMQVADVLYDCLPLYHTAGNIMGVGQCLLYGLTVVLRKKFSASRFWDDCVKYNCTVVQYIGEICRYLLKQPVREAEGRHRVRLAVGNGLRPAIWEEFTERFGVRQIGEFYGATECNCSIANVDGKVGSCGFNSRILPHVYPIRLVKVNEDTMELLRDAQGLCIPCQAGEPGLLVGQINQQDPLRRFDGYISESATSKKIAHSVFRKGDSAYLSGDVLVMDELGYMYFRDRGGDTFRWRGENVSTTEVEGVLSRLLGQTDVAVYGVAVPGVEGKAGMAAIADPHGQLSPNVLYQELQKVLAPYARPIFLRLLPQVDTTGTFKIQKTRLQHEGFDPRQTSDRLFFLDLKQGHYLPLDQSVYTRICSGAFAL; encoded by the exons cgGCCTCTCTGTGCTGATCCGCGTGCGCCTGGAGCTGCGGCGGCACCAGCGTGCCCGCCACACCATCCCACGGATCTTCCAGGTGGTGGCACAGAGGCAGCCTGACCGCCTGGCGCTGGTGGACGCGGGCAGCGGCGTGTGCTGGACCTTTGCGCAGCTGGACGCCTACTCCAATGCCGTGGCCAACCTCTTCTGCCGGCTGGGCTTCACTCCAGGTGACGTGGTGGCCATCCTCCTGGAGGGCCGGCCCGAGTTCGTGGGGCTGTGGCTGGGCCTGGCCAAGGCGGGCGTGGAAGCCGCGCTGCTCAATGTGAACCTGCGGCGGGAGCCCCTGGCCTTCTGCCTGGGCACCTCGGGTGCCAAGGCCCTCATCTTCGGAGGGGAGCTGGCAGCAG CGGTGGCCGAGGTGAGCGGACAGCTGGGGAAGAGTCTGCTCAAGTTCTGCTCTGGAGAACTGGGGCCTGAGGGCATCCTGCCGGACGCCCGACTCCTGGACCCGTTGCTGAAGGAGGCCTCCACCGCCCCCCTGGCACAGCCCCCTGACAAGGGAATGGATG ATCGACTCTTCTACATCTACACGTCGGGGACCACGGGGCTGCCCAAGGCCGCCATTGTAGTGCACAGCAG gtACTACCGCATCGCAGCCTTCGGCCACTACGCCTACAGCATGCAGGTGGCAGACGTGCTCTATGACTGCCTGCCCCTGTACCACACGGCAG GCAACATCATGGGCGTGGGGCAGTGTCTCCTCTACGGGCTGACGGTGGTCCTCCGCAAGAAGTTCTCAGCCAGCCGCTTCTGGGATGACTGCGTCAAGTACAACTGCACG GTGGTCCAGTACATCGGGGAGATCTGCCGCTACCTGCTGAAGCAGCCGGTGCGCGAGGCCGAGGGGCGGCACCGCGTGCGCCTGGCCGTGGGCAACGGGCTGCGGCCCGCCATCTGGGAGGAGTTCACCGAGCGCTTCGGCGTGCGCCAGATCGGCGAGTTCTATGGAGCCACCGAGTGTAACTGCAGCATCGCCAACGTGGACGGGAAG GTCGGCTCCTGTGGCTTTAACAGCCGTATCTTGCCCCATGTGTACCCCATCCGGCTGGTGAAGGTCAACGAGGACACCATGGAACTACTGCGGGATGCCCAGGGCCTCTGCATCCCGTGTCAGGCCG GGGAGCCTGGCCTCCTCGTGGGCCAGATCAACCAGCAGGACCCGCTGCGTCGCTTCGATGGCTACATCAGCGAGAGCGCCACCAGCAAGAAGATCGCCCACAGTGTCTTCCGCAAGGGCGACAGCGCCTACCTCTCAG gTGACGTGCTGGTGATGGATGAGCTGGGCTACATGTACTTCCGGGACCGTGGCGGGGACACCTTCCGCTGGCGTGGGGAGAATGTCTCCACTACTGAGGTGGAGGGCGTGCTCAGCCGCCTGCTGGGCCAGACAGATGTGGCTGTGTACGGGGTGGCTGTGCCAG GAGTAGAGGGCAAAGCAGGCATGGCGGCCATCGCGGACCCCCACGGCCAGCTGAGCCCCAATGTGCTGTACCAAGAGCTGCAGAAGGTGCTGGCGCCCTATGCCCGGCCCATCTTCCTACGCCTCCTGCCCCAAGTGGACACCACAG GCACCTTCAAGATCCAGAAGACTCGGCTGCAGCATGAGGGCTTTGACCCACGCCAGACCTCGGACCGGCTCTTCTTCCTGGACCTGAAGCAGGGCCACTACCTGCCCCTCGACCAGAGTGTCTACACTCGCATCTGCTCCGGTGCCTTTGCCCTCTGA
- the SLC27A1 gene encoding long-chain fatty acid transport protein 1 isoform X4, translating into MKRRMRAPGAGSASVVSLVLLWLLGLPWTWSAAAALGVYVGGGGWRFLRIVCKTARRDLFGLSVLIRVRLELRRHQRARHTIPRIFQVVAQRQPDRLALVDAGSGVCWTFAQLDAYSNAVANLFCRLGFTPGDVVAILLEGRPEFVGLWLGLAKAGVEAALLNVNLRREPLAFCLGTSGAKALIFGGELAAAVAEVSGQLGKSLLKFCSGELGPEGILPDARLLDPLLKEASTAPLAQPPDKGMDDRLFYIYTSGTTGLPKAAIVVHSRYYRIAAFGHYAYSMQVADVLYDCLPLYHTAGNIMGVGQCLLYGLTVVLRKKFSASRFWDDCVKYNCTVVQYIGEICRYLLKQPVREAEGRHRVRLAVGNGLRPAIWEEFTERFGVRQIGEFYGATECNCSIANVDGKVGSCGFNSRILPHVYPIRLVKVNEDTMELLRDAQGLCIPCQAGEPGLLVGQINQQDPLRRFDGYISESATSKKIAHSVFRKGDSAYLSGAKILGAGCGDGGPPSYLSSSPLPGDVLVMDELGYMYFRDRGGDTFRWRGENVSTTEVEGVLSRLLGQTDVAVYGVAVPGTFKIQKTRLQHEGFDPRQTSDRLFFLDLKQGHYLPLDQSVYTRICSGAFAL; encoded by the exons cgGCCTCTCTGTGCTGATCCGCGTGCGCCTGGAGCTGCGGCGGCACCAGCGTGCCCGCCACACCATCCCACGGATCTTCCAGGTGGTGGCACAGAGGCAGCCTGACCGCCTGGCGCTGGTGGACGCGGGCAGCGGCGTGTGCTGGACCTTTGCGCAGCTGGACGCCTACTCCAATGCCGTGGCCAACCTCTTCTGCCGGCTGGGCTTCACTCCAGGTGACGTGGTGGCCATCCTCCTGGAGGGCCGGCCCGAGTTCGTGGGGCTGTGGCTGGGCCTGGCCAAGGCGGGCGTGGAAGCCGCGCTGCTCAATGTGAACCTGCGGCGGGAGCCCCTGGCCTTCTGCCTGGGCACCTCGGGTGCCAAGGCCCTCATCTTCGGAGGGGAGCTGGCAGCAG CGGTGGCCGAGGTGAGCGGACAGCTGGGGAAGAGTCTGCTCAAGTTCTGCTCTGGAGAACTGGGGCCTGAGGGCATCCTGCCGGACGCCCGACTCCTGGACCCGTTGCTGAAGGAGGCCTCCACCGCCCCCCTGGCACAGCCCCCTGACAAGGGAATGGATG ATCGACTCTTCTACATCTACACGTCGGGGACCACGGGGCTGCCCAAGGCCGCCATTGTAGTGCACAGCAG gtACTACCGCATCGCAGCCTTCGGCCACTACGCCTACAGCATGCAGGTGGCAGACGTGCTCTATGACTGCCTGCCCCTGTACCACACGGCAG GCAACATCATGGGCGTGGGGCAGTGTCTCCTCTACGGGCTGACGGTGGTCCTCCGCAAGAAGTTCTCAGCCAGCCGCTTCTGGGATGACTGCGTCAAGTACAACTGCACG GTGGTCCAGTACATCGGGGAGATCTGCCGCTACCTGCTGAAGCAGCCGGTGCGCGAGGCCGAGGGGCGGCACCGCGTGCGCCTGGCCGTGGGCAACGGGCTGCGGCCCGCCATCTGGGAGGAGTTCACCGAGCGCTTCGGCGTGCGCCAGATCGGCGAGTTCTATGGAGCCACCGAGTGTAACTGCAGCATCGCCAACGTGGACGGGAAG GTCGGCTCCTGTGGCTTTAACAGCCGTATCTTGCCCCATGTGTACCCCATCCGGCTGGTGAAGGTCAACGAGGACACCATGGAACTACTGCGGGATGCCCAGGGCCTCTGCATCCCGTGTCAGGCCG GGGAGCCTGGCCTCCTCGTGGGCCAGATCAACCAGCAGGACCCGCTGCGTCGCTTCGATGGCTACATCAGCGAGAGCGCCACCAGCAAGAAGATCGCCCACAGTGTCTTCCGCAAGGGCGACAGCGCCTACCTCTCAGGTGCGAAGATCCTGGGGGCTGGCTGTGGGGATGGCGGGCCACCATCttacctctcctcctcccctctgccaggTGACGTGCTGGTGATGGATGAGCTGGGCTACATGTACTTCCGGGACCGTGGCGGGGACACCTTCCGCTGGCGTGGGGAGAATGTCTCCACTACTGAGGTGGAGGGCGTGCTCAGCCGCCTGCTGGGCCAGACAGATGTGGCTGTGTACGGGGTGGCTGTGCCAG GCACCTTCAAGATCCAGAAGACTCGGCTGCAGCATGAGGGCTTTGACCCACGCCAGACCTCGGACCGGCTCTTCTTCCTGGACCTGAAGCAGGGCCACTACCTGCCCCTCGACCAGAGTGTCTACACTCGCATCTGCTCCGGTGCCTTTGCCCTCTGA
- the SLC27A1 gene encoding long-chain fatty acid transport protein 1 isoform X1, with translation MKRRMRAPGAGSASVVSLVLLWLLGLPWTWSAAAALGVYVGGGGWRFLRIVCKTARRDLFGLSVLIRVRLELRRHQRARHTIPRIFQVVAQRQPDRLALVDAGSGVCWTFAQLDAYSNAVANLFCRLGFTPGDVVAILLEGRPEFVGLWLGLAKAGVEAALLNVNLRREPLAFCLGTSGAKALIFGGELAAAVAEVSGQLGKSLLKFCSGELGPEGILPDARLLDPLLKEASTAPLAQPPDKGMDDRLFYIYTSGTTGLPKAAIVVHSRYYRIAAFGHYAYSMQVADVLYDCLPLYHTAGNIMGVGQCLLYGLTVVLRKKFSASRFWDDCVKYNCTVVQYIGEICRYLLKQPVREAEGRHRVRLAVGNGLRPAIWEEFTERFGVRQIGEFYGATECNCSIANVDGKVGSCGFNSRILPHVYPIRLVKVNEDTMELLRDAQGLCIPCQAGEPGLLVGQINQQDPLRRFDGYISESATSKKIAHSVFRKGDSAYLSGAKILGAGCGDGGPPSYLSSSPLPGDVLVMDELGYMYFRDRGGDTFRWRGENVSTTEVEGVLSRLLGQTDVAVYGVAVPGVEGKAGMAAIADPHGQLSPNVLYQELQKVLAPYARPIFLRLLPQVDTTGTFKIQKTRLQHEGFDPRQTSDRLFFLDLKQGHYLPLDQSVYTRICSGAFAL, from the exons cgGCCTCTCTGTGCTGATCCGCGTGCGCCTGGAGCTGCGGCGGCACCAGCGTGCCCGCCACACCATCCCACGGATCTTCCAGGTGGTGGCACAGAGGCAGCCTGACCGCCTGGCGCTGGTGGACGCGGGCAGCGGCGTGTGCTGGACCTTTGCGCAGCTGGACGCCTACTCCAATGCCGTGGCCAACCTCTTCTGCCGGCTGGGCTTCACTCCAGGTGACGTGGTGGCCATCCTCCTGGAGGGCCGGCCCGAGTTCGTGGGGCTGTGGCTGGGCCTGGCCAAGGCGGGCGTGGAAGCCGCGCTGCTCAATGTGAACCTGCGGCGGGAGCCCCTGGCCTTCTGCCTGGGCACCTCGGGTGCCAAGGCCCTCATCTTCGGAGGGGAGCTGGCAGCAG CGGTGGCCGAGGTGAGCGGACAGCTGGGGAAGAGTCTGCTCAAGTTCTGCTCTGGAGAACTGGGGCCTGAGGGCATCCTGCCGGACGCCCGACTCCTGGACCCGTTGCTGAAGGAGGCCTCCACCGCCCCCCTGGCACAGCCCCCTGACAAGGGAATGGATG ATCGACTCTTCTACATCTACACGTCGGGGACCACGGGGCTGCCCAAGGCCGCCATTGTAGTGCACAGCAG gtACTACCGCATCGCAGCCTTCGGCCACTACGCCTACAGCATGCAGGTGGCAGACGTGCTCTATGACTGCCTGCCCCTGTACCACACGGCAG GCAACATCATGGGCGTGGGGCAGTGTCTCCTCTACGGGCTGACGGTGGTCCTCCGCAAGAAGTTCTCAGCCAGCCGCTTCTGGGATGACTGCGTCAAGTACAACTGCACG GTGGTCCAGTACATCGGGGAGATCTGCCGCTACCTGCTGAAGCAGCCGGTGCGCGAGGCCGAGGGGCGGCACCGCGTGCGCCTGGCCGTGGGCAACGGGCTGCGGCCCGCCATCTGGGAGGAGTTCACCGAGCGCTTCGGCGTGCGCCAGATCGGCGAGTTCTATGGAGCCACCGAGTGTAACTGCAGCATCGCCAACGTGGACGGGAAG GTCGGCTCCTGTGGCTTTAACAGCCGTATCTTGCCCCATGTGTACCCCATCCGGCTGGTGAAGGTCAACGAGGACACCATGGAACTACTGCGGGATGCCCAGGGCCTCTGCATCCCGTGTCAGGCCG GGGAGCCTGGCCTCCTCGTGGGCCAGATCAACCAGCAGGACCCGCTGCGTCGCTTCGATGGCTACATCAGCGAGAGCGCCACCAGCAAGAAGATCGCCCACAGTGTCTTCCGCAAGGGCGACAGCGCCTACCTCTCAGGTGCGAAGATCCTGGGGGCTGGCTGTGGGGATGGCGGGCCACCATCttacctctcctcctcccctctgccaggTGACGTGCTGGTGATGGATGAGCTGGGCTACATGTACTTCCGGGACCGTGGCGGGGACACCTTCCGCTGGCGTGGGGAGAATGTCTCCACTACTGAGGTGGAGGGCGTGCTCAGCCGCCTGCTGGGCCAGACAGATGTGGCTGTGTACGGGGTGGCTGTGCCAG GAGTAGAGGGCAAAGCAGGCATGGCGGCCATCGCGGACCCCCACGGCCAGCTGAGCCCCAATGTGCTGTACCAAGAGCTGCAGAAGGTGCTGGCGCCCTATGCCCGGCCCATCTTCCTACGCCTCCTGCCCCAAGTGGACACCACAG GCACCTTCAAGATCCAGAAGACTCGGCTGCAGCATGAGGGCTTTGACCCACGCCAGACCTCGGACCGGCTCTTCTTCCTGGACCTGAAGCAGGGCCACTACCTGCCCCTCGACCAGAGTGTCTACACTCGCATCTGCTCCGGTGCCTTTGCCCTCTGA
- the SLC27A1 gene encoding long-chain fatty acid transport protein 1 isoform X5 — protein sequence MKRRMRAPGAGSASVVSLVLLWLLGLPWTWSAAAALGVYVGGGGWRFLRIVCKTARRDLFGLSVLIRVRLELRRHQRARHTIPRIFQVVAQRQPDRLALVDAGSGVCWTFAQLDAYSNAVANLFCRLGFTPGDVVAILLEGRPEFVGLWLGLAKAGVEAALLNVNLRREPLAFCLGTSGAKALIFGGELAAAVAEVSGQLGKSLLKFCSGELGPEGILPDARLLDPLLKEASTAPLAQPPDKGMDDRLFYIYTSGTTGLPKAAIVVHSRYYRIAAFGHYAYSMQVADVLYDCLPLYHTAGNIMGVGQCLLYGLTVVLRKKFSASRFWDDCVKYNCTVVQYIGEICRYLLKQPVREAEGRHRVRLAVGNGLRPAIWEEFTERFGVRQIGEFYGATECNCSIANVDGKVGSCGFNSRILPHVYPIRLVKVNEDTMELLRDAQGLCIPCQAGEPGLLVGQINQQDPLRRFDGYISESATSKKIAHSVFRKGDSAYLSGAKILGAGCGDGGPPSYLSSSPLPGVEGKAGMAAIADPHGQLSPNVLYQELQKVLAPYARPIFLRLLPQVDTTGTFKIQKTRLQHEGFDPRQTSDRLFFLDLKQGHYLPLDQSVYTRICSGAFAL from the exons cgGCCTCTCTGTGCTGATCCGCGTGCGCCTGGAGCTGCGGCGGCACCAGCGTGCCCGCCACACCATCCCACGGATCTTCCAGGTGGTGGCACAGAGGCAGCCTGACCGCCTGGCGCTGGTGGACGCGGGCAGCGGCGTGTGCTGGACCTTTGCGCAGCTGGACGCCTACTCCAATGCCGTGGCCAACCTCTTCTGCCGGCTGGGCTTCACTCCAGGTGACGTGGTGGCCATCCTCCTGGAGGGCCGGCCCGAGTTCGTGGGGCTGTGGCTGGGCCTGGCCAAGGCGGGCGTGGAAGCCGCGCTGCTCAATGTGAACCTGCGGCGGGAGCCCCTGGCCTTCTGCCTGGGCACCTCGGGTGCCAAGGCCCTCATCTTCGGAGGGGAGCTGGCAGCAG CGGTGGCCGAGGTGAGCGGACAGCTGGGGAAGAGTCTGCTCAAGTTCTGCTCTGGAGAACTGGGGCCTGAGGGCATCCTGCCGGACGCCCGACTCCTGGACCCGTTGCTGAAGGAGGCCTCCACCGCCCCCCTGGCACAGCCCCCTGACAAGGGAATGGATG ATCGACTCTTCTACATCTACACGTCGGGGACCACGGGGCTGCCCAAGGCCGCCATTGTAGTGCACAGCAG gtACTACCGCATCGCAGCCTTCGGCCACTACGCCTACAGCATGCAGGTGGCAGACGTGCTCTATGACTGCCTGCCCCTGTACCACACGGCAG GCAACATCATGGGCGTGGGGCAGTGTCTCCTCTACGGGCTGACGGTGGTCCTCCGCAAGAAGTTCTCAGCCAGCCGCTTCTGGGATGACTGCGTCAAGTACAACTGCACG GTGGTCCAGTACATCGGGGAGATCTGCCGCTACCTGCTGAAGCAGCCGGTGCGCGAGGCCGAGGGGCGGCACCGCGTGCGCCTGGCCGTGGGCAACGGGCTGCGGCCCGCCATCTGGGAGGAGTTCACCGAGCGCTTCGGCGTGCGCCAGATCGGCGAGTTCTATGGAGCCACCGAGTGTAACTGCAGCATCGCCAACGTGGACGGGAAG GTCGGCTCCTGTGGCTTTAACAGCCGTATCTTGCCCCATGTGTACCCCATCCGGCTGGTGAAGGTCAACGAGGACACCATGGAACTACTGCGGGATGCCCAGGGCCTCTGCATCCCGTGTCAGGCCG GGGAGCCTGGCCTCCTCGTGGGCCAGATCAACCAGCAGGACCCGCTGCGTCGCTTCGATGGCTACATCAGCGAGAGCGCCACCAGCAAGAAGATCGCCCACAGTGTCTTCCGCAAGGGCGACAGCGCCTACCTCTCAGGTGCGAAGATCCTGGGGGCTGGCTGTGGGGATGGCGGGCCACCATCttacctctcctcctcccctctgccag GAGTAGAGGGCAAAGCAGGCATGGCGGCCATCGCGGACCCCCACGGCCAGCTGAGCCCCAATGTGCTGTACCAAGAGCTGCAGAAGGTGCTGGCGCCCTATGCCCGGCCCATCTTCCTACGCCTCCTGCCCCAAGTGGACACCACAG GCACCTTCAAGATCCAGAAGACTCGGCTGCAGCATGAGGGCTTTGACCCACGCCAGACCTCGGACCGGCTCTTCTTCCTGGACCTGAAGCAGGGCCACTACCTGCCCCTCGACCAGAGTGTCTACACTCGCATCTGCTCCGGTGCCTTTGCCCTCTGA
- the SLC27A1 gene encoding long-chain fatty acid transport protein 1 isoform X2 produces MRAPGAGSASVVSLVLLWLLGLPWTWSAAAALGVYVGGGGWRFLRIVCKTARRDLFGLSVLIRVRLELRRHQRARHTIPRIFQVVAQRQPDRLALVDAGSGVCWTFAQLDAYSNAVANLFCRLGFTPGDVVAILLEGRPEFVGLWLGLAKAGVEAALLNVNLRREPLAFCLGTSGAKALIFGGELAAAVAEVSGQLGKSLLKFCSGELGPEGILPDARLLDPLLKEASTAPLAQPPDKGMDDRLFYIYTSGTTGLPKAAIVVHSRYYRIAAFGHYAYSMQVADVLYDCLPLYHTAGNIMGVGQCLLYGLTVVLRKKFSASRFWDDCVKYNCTVVQYIGEICRYLLKQPVREAEGRHRVRLAVGNGLRPAIWEEFTERFGVRQIGEFYGATECNCSIANVDGKVGSCGFNSRILPHVYPIRLVKVNEDTMELLRDAQGLCIPCQAGEPGLLVGQINQQDPLRRFDGYISESATSKKIAHSVFRKGDSAYLSGAKILGAGCGDGGPPSYLSSSPLPGDVLVMDELGYMYFRDRGGDTFRWRGENVSTTEVEGVLSRLLGQTDVAVYGVAVPGVEGKAGMAAIADPHGQLSPNVLYQELQKVLAPYARPIFLRLLPQVDTTGTFKIQKTRLQHEGFDPRQTSDRLFFLDLKQGHYLPLDQSVYTRICSGAFAL; encoded by the exons cgGCCTCTCTGTGCTGATCCGCGTGCGCCTGGAGCTGCGGCGGCACCAGCGTGCCCGCCACACCATCCCACGGATCTTCCAGGTGGTGGCACAGAGGCAGCCTGACCGCCTGGCGCTGGTGGACGCGGGCAGCGGCGTGTGCTGGACCTTTGCGCAGCTGGACGCCTACTCCAATGCCGTGGCCAACCTCTTCTGCCGGCTGGGCTTCACTCCAGGTGACGTGGTGGCCATCCTCCTGGAGGGCCGGCCCGAGTTCGTGGGGCTGTGGCTGGGCCTGGCCAAGGCGGGCGTGGAAGCCGCGCTGCTCAATGTGAACCTGCGGCGGGAGCCCCTGGCCTTCTGCCTGGGCACCTCGGGTGCCAAGGCCCTCATCTTCGGAGGGGAGCTGGCAGCAG CGGTGGCCGAGGTGAGCGGACAGCTGGGGAAGAGTCTGCTCAAGTTCTGCTCTGGAGAACTGGGGCCTGAGGGCATCCTGCCGGACGCCCGACTCCTGGACCCGTTGCTGAAGGAGGCCTCCACCGCCCCCCTGGCACAGCCCCCTGACAAGGGAATGGATG ATCGACTCTTCTACATCTACACGTCGGGGACCACGGGGCTGCCCAAGGCCGCCATTGTAGTGCACAGCAG gtACTACCGCATCGCAGCCTTCGGCCACTACGCCTACAGCATGCAGGTGGCAGACGTGCTCTATGACTGCCTGCCCCTGTACCACACGGCAG GCAACATCATGGGCGTGGGGCAGTGTCTCCTCTACGGGCTGACGGTGGTCCTCCGCAAGAAGTTCTCAGCCAGCCGCTTCTGGGATGACTGCGTCAAGTACAACTGCACG GTGGTCCAGTACATCGGGGAGATCTGCCGCTACCTGCTGAAGCAGCCGGTGCGCGAGGCCGAGGGGCGGCACCGCGTGCGCCTGGCCGTGGGCAACGGGCTGCGGCCCGCCATCTGGGAGGAGTTCACCGAGCGCTTCGGCGTGCGCCAGATCGGCGAGTTCTATGGAGCCACCGAGTGTAACTGCAGCATCGCCAACGTGGACGGGAAG GTCGGCTCCTGTGGCTTTAACAGCCGTATCTTGCCCCATGTGTACCCCATCCGGCTGGTGAAGGTCAACGAGGACACCATGGAACTACTGCGGGATGCCCAGGGCCTCTGCATCCCGTGTCAGGCCG GGGAGCCTGGCCTCCTCGTGGGCCAGATCAACCAGCAGGACCCGCTGCGTCGCTTCGATGGCTACATCAGCGAGAGCGCCACCAGCAAGAAGATCGCCCACAGTGTCTTCCGCAAGGGCGACAGCGCCTACCTCTCAGGTGCGAAGATCCTGGGGGCTGGCTGTGGGGATGGCGGGCCACCATCttacctctcctcctcccctctgccaggTGACGTGCTGGTGATGGATGAGCTGGGCTACATGTACTTCCGGGACCGTGGCGGGGACACCTTCCGCTGGCGTGGGGAGAATGTCTCCACTACTGAGGTGGAGGGCGTGCTCAGCCGCCTGCTGGGCCAGACAGATGTGGCTGTGTACGGGGTGGCTGTGCCAG GAGTAGAGGGCAAAGCAGGCATGGCGGCCATCGCGGACCCCCACGGCCAGCTGAGCCCCAATGTGCTGTACCAAGAGCTGCAGAAGGTGCTGGCGCCCTATGCCCGGCCCATCTTCCTACGCCTCCTGCCCCAAGTGGACACCACAG GCACCTTCAAGATCCAGAAGACTCGGCTGCAGCATGAGGGCTTTGACCCACGCCAGACCTCGGACCGGCTCTTCTTCCTGGACCTGAAGCAGGGCCACTACCTGCCCCTCGACCAGAGTGTCTACACTCGCATCTGCTCCGGTGCCTTTGCCCTCTGA